In Brassica napus cultivar Da-Ae unplaced genomic scaffold, Da-Ae ScsIHWf_870;HRSCAF=1236, whole genome shotgun sequence, a single genomic region encodes these proteins:
- the LOC125606390 gene encoding polyadenylate-binding protein 2-like, with the protein MTISIKKEKRKKLVRLVSSSKSKKITRVGSFSSLLSMASSSKKSAAEAKSSGKRKKSEDDLEQANLLVKRKLKDNLETKHMILKKHKVAVKKKTILVGRVPTHAGIADIIDFFKDVGQVVRVQRIVKPWLKANTRIAFVKFASSNEAEKAAQKLENLQIFGQIIASYRPSRLKYCKDHIVWNKDYLLGKEDETPSNFVESVLFVSNLSPQTKIFHIIDYFSYVGEVVTVRLIVNPEGRHVGYGFVEFDSADAAHNALELMNGEYLLDHMVFLDVAKLPPYRLLHQYNLAEKLCYEDYLRRAITKGRLDETSYEEEEGLDGTPSFVEAAAVRRKTISVGNLPCPTVIRDIIDLYKDVGQVVHVRLVTDCEGNQNGMGYIEFASAKEAEKAMKEKYLHGQKLYPYPAEEFPNLPRPKYCIDHNVWYEDQLGRENRLIDEELEEGFGETHDFAEEVALRKKTLFVYNLSPNVTTCQISAYYKNVGEVCRVRLVVNREGEHVGCGFVEFASAVEAKKALLYESRALNIHIISDVVEMSPYPIRPKYNLAEKLWRNEEYLLPVSLPIEGDYLEKPEVTKLFCGKRITFSDDD; encoded by the exons ATGactatttctattaaaaaagaaaaaagaaagaagctcGTGCGTCTTGTTTCTAGCTCGAAGTCGAAGAAGATCACTAGGGTTGGTTCCTTTTCTTCGCTGCTCTCCATGGCTAGTTCTTCGAAGAAATCGGCCGCAGAAGCTAAATCATCGG GCAAGCGAAAAAAGTCGGAAGATGATTTGGAGCAAGCTAATTTATTGG tgAAGCGCAAGCTGAAAGATAATTTGGAGACCAAACATATGATTCTGAAGAAACATAAG GTTGCTGTAAAAAAGAAAACGATCTTGGTTGGCCGAGTCCCTACCCATGCTGGTATAGCAGATATCATTGATTTCTTCAAAGATGTTGGCCAAGTTGTTCGCGTTCAACGTATTGTGAAACCCTGGCTGAAGGCGAATACTAGAATTGCCTTTGTTAAGTTTGCTTCTTCTAACGAAGCAGAGAag GCTGCCCAAAAGCTTGAAAATTTGCAGATTTTTGGTCAGATTATTGCATCTTACCGTCCTTCACGACTCAA GTATTGCAAAGATCACATAGTCTG GAACAAAGATTACCTTCTAGGAAAAGAAGATGAGACACCTTCCAATTTTGTTGAG AGTGTTCTCTTTGTTTCCAATCTCTCTCCTCAGACTAAAATATttcatat CATCGATTACTTCAGTTATGTTGGAGAAGTGGTTACTGTTCGACTTATTGTAAATCCCGAGGGTAGGCATGTGGGCTATGGCTTTGTTGAGTTTGATTCTGCCGATGCAGCACATAATGCGCTCGAACTTATGAATGGTGAATACTTGCTCGATCACATGGTTTTTCTTGATGTGGCTAAGCTACCTCCGTACCGTCTTCTACACCA gtACAACCTTGCAGAGAAGCTCTG TTACGAAGACTATCTTCGACGAGCGATCACAAAAGGAAGACTTGATGAAACTTcctatgaagaagaagaaggcctTGATGGAACTCCAAGTTTTGTTGAG GCAGCTGCTGTAAGACGTAAGACTATATCTGTCGGCAATCTCCCTTGCCCAACTGTAATACGAGATAT CATCGATTTATACAAAGATGTTGGACAAGTTGTTCATGTTCGACTTGTTACAGACTGCGAGGGCAACCAAAATGGCATGGGCTATATTGAGTTTGCTTCTGCTAAAGAAGCAGAGAAG GCGATGAAAGAGAAGTATTTGCATGGTCAAAAATTGTATCCTTATCCGGCTGAGGAATTTCCAAACCTTCCGCGTCCCAA GTATTGCATCGATCACAATGTTTG GTACGAAGATCAACTTGGACGAGAAAACCGTTTGATCGATGAGGAATTGGAGGAAGGATTTGGTGAAACTCATGATTTTGCCGAGGAAGtagcattaagaaaaaagacACTCTTTGTTTACAATCTCTCTCCCAACGTAACAACATGTCAGAT CTCTGCTTACTACAAAAATGTTGGAGAAGTTTGCCGTGTTCGACTTGTTGTAAACCGCGAGGGTGAGCATGTGGGCTGTggctttgttgagtttgcttctGCTGTCGAAGCAAAGAAGGCGCTGCTGTACGAGAGTAGAGCTCTGAATATTCATATCATTTCTGACGTGGTTGAGATGTCTCCATACCCTATCCGACCCAA GTACAACCTTGCAGAGAAGCTCTG GAGGAACGAAGAATACCTTCTACCAGTAAGCCTTCCGATAGAAGGAGATTATTTGGAGAAACCGGAGGTGACTAAATTATTCTGCGGTAAGAGGATAACCTTCTCTGACGATGACTga